The following coding sequences lie in one Populus nigra chromosome 15, ddPopNigr1.1, whole genome shotgun sequence genomic window:
- the LOC133674424 gene encoding probable E3 ubiquitin-protein ligase XBOS32 isoform X1: protein MKFLSIIGNSLGCSASGERLVSAARDGDIQEAKALLEYNPRLARYSTFGVRNSPLHYSAAQGHHEIVSLLLESGIDINLRNYRGQTALMQACQHGHWEVVLTLMLFKANIHRADYLNGGTALHLAALNGHSRCIRLLLADYIPSIADCWEILSKGSKDNESISEFDGSALREVINRPADGGITALHMAALNGHVESVQLLLDLGASVYEVTVEDGTTIDLIGAGSTALHYAACGGNSQCCQILIARGANLTAENANGWTPSMVACSWHRNELEEILCSQPGNRSQICPSSYLSIPFMSIVKIARECGWRNNDSLPTCEDACVVCLERKCTVAAEGCRHEFCTRCALYLCSAICTSTVAQGPTGSVACPLCRHGIVSFVKLPGTKPLVKAIARTSLSLSFCTCSGEEQDFTSMKTLLCKPDFQCTRISPLSSSFRSLSCRKFPSMNFNASRCMGTSDTSPSLVPCTIDRNLRECLVRCSRSRIRQSTSNTERRRSWLSALNQYVTTGTGC from the exons ATGAAATTTCTGAGCATCATAGGCAATTCACTTGGTTGTTCTGCCTCTGGAGAACGTTTGGTTTCGGCTGCAAGAGATGGGGATATTCAAGAAGCTAAGGCTTTATTGGAATACAATCCAAGGCTTGCAAGGTACTCAACATTTGGTGTTCGAAATTCTCCACTCCATTACTCTGCAGCTCAGGGTCACCATGAG aTAGTTTCTCTCTTGCTTGAGTCTGGAATTGATATCAATCTGAGGAATTATCGTGGTCAG ACTGCTTTGATGCAAGCTTGTCAACATGGTCACTGGGAGGTTGTGCTGACTTTGATGCTTTTTAAAGCCAAT ATTCACAGAGCAGATTATCTTAATGGGGGTACTGCACTTCACTTGGCTGCTTTGAATGGTCATTCTCGATGCATACGCCTCCTCCTTGCAGACTATATACCTAGCATAGCTGATTGTTGGGAGATTTTAAGTAAGGGATCTAAGGACAATGAATCCATCTCTGAGTTTGATGGAAG TGCTCTTCGCGAGGTAATCAATAGACCTGCTGATGGAGGCATAACTGCTTTGCATATGGCAGCCCTAAATGGGCATGTTGAAAGCGTGCAGTTACTCTTGGACTTGGGAGCTTCCGTTTATGAGGTCACCGTGGAAGATGGAACTACTATCGATCTAATAG GTGCTGGAAGCACGGCTCTTCACTATGCTGCATGTGGTGGAAATTCACAATGTTGTCAA ATTTTGATTGCCAGGGGTGCTAATTTGACGGCTGAGAATGCAAATGG GTGGACTCCATCGATGGTTGCTTGTTCGTGGCACAGAAATGAACTTGAGGAGATTCTTTGCTCACAGCCAGGGAACCGGTCTCAAATCTGTCCTTCTTCATATCTATCTATTCCCTTTATGAGCATTGTCAAAATTGCCAG AGAATGTGGATGGAGGAACAATGATTCCCTCCCTACATGTGAGGATGCATGTGTGGTTTGTTTGGAAAGGAAGTGCACAGTTGCTGCAGAAG GCTGTAGACATGAATTTTGCACACGATGTGCATTGTATCTTTGTTCTGCAATCTGTACCTCAACTGTTGCTCAAGGCCCAACAGGGTCAGTTGCCTGTCCTCTCTGCCGGCATGGCATAGTTTCATTTGTCAAGCTTCCTGGAACAAAGCCATTGGTTAAAGCTATTGCCAGAACAAGTTTATCTCTATCATTTTGCACATGTTCGGGTGAAGAACAAGATTTCACTTCAATGAAAACCCTACTCTGCAAGCCTGATTTCCAATGCACCAGAATTTCCCCGCTTTCATCTTCGTTCCGCTCTTTAAGTTGCCGGAAGTTTCCGTCAATGAATTTCAATGCCAGCCGATGCATGGGAACTTCAGATACAAGTCCATCTTTGGTTCCTTGTACTATTGATCGGAACCTGCGTGAATGCCTAGTCAGGTGTTCGAGATCAAGAATTAGACAATCGACTTCTAACACAGAGCGCAGGAGGTCTTGGTTATCAGCACTCAACCAGTATGTAACTACAGGAACTGGGTGCTAA
- the LOC133674424 gene encoding E3 ubiquitin-protein ligase XBAT32 isoform X2, translated as MQACQHGHWEVVLTLMLFKANIHRADYLNGGTALHLAALNGHSRCIRLLLADYIPSIADCWEILSKGSKDNESISEFDGSALREVINRPADGGITALHMAALNGHVESVQLLLDLGASVYEVTVEDGTTIDLIGAGSTALHYAACGGNSQCCQILIARGANLTAENANGWTPSMVACSWHRNELEEILCSQPGNRSQICPSSYLSIPFMSIVKIARECGWRNNDSLPTCEDACVVCLERKCTVAAEGCRHEFCTRCALYLCSAICTSTVAQGPTGSVACPLCRHGIVSFVKLPGTKPLVKAIARTSLSLSFCTCSGEEQDFTSMKTLLCKPDFQCTRISPLSSSFRSLSCRKFPSMNFNASRCMGTSDTSPSLVPCTIDRNLRECLVRCSRSRIRQSTSNTERRRSWLSALNQYVTTGTGC; from the exons ATGCAAGCTTGTCAACATGGTCACTGGGAGGTTGTGCTGACTTTGATGCTTTTTAAAGCCAAT ATTCACAGAGCAGATTATCTTAATGGGGGTACTGCACTTCACTTGGCTGCTTTGAATGGTCATTCTCGATGCATACGCCTCCTCCTTGCAGACTATATACCTAGCATAGCTGATTGTTGGGAGATTTTAAGTAAGGGATCTAAGGACAATGAATCCATCTCTGAGTTTGATGGAAG TGCTCTTCGCGAGGTAATCAATAGACCTGCTGATGGAGGCATAACTGCTTTGCATATGGCAGCCCTAAATGGGCATGTTGAAAGCGTGCAGTTACTCTTGGACTTGGGAGCTTCCGTTTATGAGGTCACCGTGGAAGATGGAACTACTATCGATCTAATAG GTGCTGGAAGCACGGCTCTTCACTATGCTGCATGTGGTGGAAATTCACAATGTTGTCAA ATTTTGATTGCCAGGGGTGCTAATTTGACGGCTGAGAATGCAAATGG GTGGACTCCATCGATGGTTGCTTGTTCGTGGCACAGAAATGAACTTGAGGAGATTCTTTGCTCACAGCCAGGGAACCGGTCTCAAATCTGTCCTTCTTCATATCTATCTATTCCCTTTATGAGCATTGTCAAAATTGCCAG AGAATGTGGATGGAGGAACAATGATTCCCTCCCTACATGTGAGGATGCATGTGTGGTTTGTTTGGAAAGGAAGTGCACAGTTGCTGCAGAAG GCTGTAGACATGAATTTTGCACACGATGTGCATTGTATCTTTGTTCTGCAATCTGTACCTCAACTGTTGCTCAAGGCCCAACAGGGTCAGTTGCCTGTCCTCTCTGCCGGCATGGCATAGTTTCATTTGTCAAGCTTCCTGGAACAAAGCCATTGGTTAAAGCTATTGCCAGAACAAGTTTATCTCTATCATTTTGCACATGTTCGGGTGAAGAACAAGATTTCACTTCAATGAAAACCCTACTCTGCAAGCCTGATTTCCAATGCACCAGAATTTCCCCGCTTTCATCTTCGTTCCGCTCTTTAAGTTGCCGGAAGTTTCCGTCAATGAATTTCAATGCCAGCCGATGCATGGGAACTTCAGATACAAGTCCATCTTTGGTTCCTTGTACTATTGATCGGAACCTGCGTGAATGCCTAGTCAGGTGTTCGAGATCAAGAATTAGACAATCGACTTCTAACACAGAGCGCAGGAGGTCTTGGTTATCAGCACTCAACCAGTATGTAACTACAGGAACTGGGTGCTAA